In the genome of Candidatus Marsarchaeota archaeon, one region contains:
- a CDS encoding uL15 family ribosomal protein, whose product MVVRHQKRSRKYLGKRRWGVGNIKNARGAGDRGGVGNAGARKHNFTWMTAKHPELLNKRGFKKWRPVKLKSISLSSVSVLLSKSNSNELVLEGYKVLSNGSLSAPAKIKATAFSEKAVQKIKEASGEAIKL is encoded by the coding sequence ATGGTAGTAAGGCATCAAAAAAGAAGCAGGAAATACCTTGGCAAGCGCAGGTGGGGAGTAGGCAACATAAAGAATGCAAGAGGCGCCGGCGACCGCGGCGGGGTCGGCAATGCAGGCGCAAGGAAGCACAATTTCACATGGATGACTGCAAAGCATCCGGAGCTTTTGAACAAGCGCGGCTTCAAAAAGTGGAGGCCCGTGAAGCTGAAAAGCATAAGCCTTTCCTCGGTAAGCGTGCTTTTGTCAAAGAGCAATTCAAACGAACTGGTTCTTGAAGGATATAAAGTGCTGAGCAACGGCAGCCTCTCTGCTCCGGCAAAAATAAAGGCCACTGCATTTTCCGAAAAAGCCGTGCAGAAAATAAAGGAAGCCAGCGGAGAAGCAATAAAGCTCTGA
- a CDS encoding glycosyltransferase — MRNKLNIFFYTDTFLPAVDGAVTSMLDFKKALEQKGHRVVIVAAGNKKTKEQFAKRDDIIVVPGIKFRRYPQYSLALMPFLAANKIGIYDADIVHLQTPFMVGTYGMFAAKMSRMPIVGSFHTLFTRKSVIKEYGVSGKLAQQLFIKYAWPYARFFYTKCNKVIAPSMAISKLLYAKGIRNVNVVPNGVDMKRFNPGIKAKSLREMLLDGNADHIVLYVGRISMEKNIHTLIKAAKKLRHERIKFVVVGTGPAMASSIAMAKRAHIEDIVKFTGFVEEADLPKYYAASDLLCLPSTFETQGIVSLEAMATGKPVVGADYLALKEIIKNGQNGEKFRPMDYSDCADKIEKVINNLGSYKECIATARSYSVQNVTEKLISTYRQVIEGNARNKSSY; from the coding sequence ATGCGAAACAAACTCAATATTTTCTTTTACACAGACACGTTTTTGCCAGCCGTCGATGGCGCAGTTACCTCGATGCTCGATTTCAAGAAAGCGCTCGAGCAAAAAGGCCACAGGGTAGTCATTGTGGCTGCAGGCAACAAGAAGACAAAGGAGCAGTTCGCAAAGAGGGACGACATAATAGTGGTGCCTGGAATAAAATTCAGGCGCTACCCGCAGTACAGCCTTGCGCTAATGCCATTCCTTGCGGCAAACAAAATAGGCATATACGATGCAGACATAGTCCATCTGCAAACACCTTTCATGGTCGGCACATACGGCATGTTTGCGGCAAAGATGAGCCGCATGCCGATAGTCGGCTCATTCCATACGCTGTTCACAAGGAAGAGCGTAATAAAGGAATACGGCGTTTCTGGAAAGCTTGCACAGCAGCTTTTCATAAAGTATGCCTGGCCATATGCGAGGTTCTTCTACACCAAATGCAATAAGGTGATAGCGCCCAGCATGGCGATAAGCAAGCTGCTGTATGCGAAAGGCATACGCAACGTGAACGTGGTCCCCAACGGCGTCGATATGAAAAGATTCAACCCTGGCATAAAAGCGAAAAGCTTGAGGGAGATGCTATTGGACGGCAACGCCGACCACATAGTGCTTTACGTCGGCAGGATAAGCATGGAAAAGAATATACATACGCTAATTAAGGCGGCAAAGAAGCTGAGGCACGAGCGCATAAAGTTTGTTGTCGTCGGGACAGGCCCGGCAATGGCAAGCAGCATTGCAATGGCAAAGCGTGCGCACATTGAGGACATAGTTAAATTTACCGGTTTTGTAGAAGAGGCGGATCTGCCGAAATACTATGCCGCTTCAGACCTTCTGTGCCTGCCTTCCACATTCGAGACCCAGGGCATAGTATCGCTTGAGGCAATGGCCACAGGCAAACCAGTGGTGGGCGCAGACTACCTGGCGCTTAAGGAAATAATAAAAAATGGCCAAAACGGCGAAAAGTTCAGGCCAATGGATTATAGCGATTGTGCGGATAAAATAGAAAAGGTTATAAATAATTTAGGTTCTTATAAAGAATGCATAGCAACGGCAAGAAGCTATTCCGTGCAGAATGTCACTGAAAAGCTTATAAGCACGTACAGGCAAGTAATTGAAGGCAACGCTAGAAATAAATC
- a CDS encoding uL30 family ribosomal protein — protein sequence MSKSIKNKLIGVVRIRGTVNVRGSIAETLERLRLKHVNNCTILKVSDSYEGMLNKCNNYVAYGELSEDTLGKLLKKAGFDAAPKELIEGKADMSKLKELMPIRLHPPRHGYKSTKLGFKQGGNLGYMGDEINGLIKRMI from the coding sequence ATGTCGAAATCTATAAAGAACAAGCTAATTGGAGTAGTCAGGATCCGTGGCACTGTAAATGTGCGCGGCAGCATAGCAGAAACGCTGGAAAGGTTGAGGCTGAAGCATGTCAACAACTGCACAATACTGAAGGTTTCGGACTCCTACGAAGGAATGCTTAACAAGTGCAACAACTACGTAGCGTATGGCGAGCTCAGCGAGGATACCCTTGGGAAGCTTCTCAAAAAGGCAGGCTTTGATGCAGCTCCAAAGGAGCTCATCGAAGGCAAAGCAGACATGTCAAAGCTCAAGGAGCTTATGCCTATAAGGCTTCACCCGCCAAGGCATGGCTACAAGAGCACGAAGCTAGGGTTCAAGCAGGGCGGCAACCTGGGCTATATGGGAGACGAAATAAACGGCCTGATAAAGAGGATGATTTAA
- a CDS encoding peroxiredoxin encodes MDQIPIEERFEEIEASAYFPKDDKIEKVKIPEKGKWNILTFYPGDFTFVCATDIEAFMGLYDEFKKNDAEVFAISTDSVFSHKGWAQTSPRVQKSIIPMIEDFNKSITKRFGLLNAQSGQAMRSVVIIDPEGTIQYMAAFNNNLGKDAEHVLNAFLGLKYLRDHPAKEGHMCAIPANWKKGERALDIDVVKDIGKL; translated from the coding sequence ATGGATCAGATACCAATAGAGGAGCGATTCGAAGAGATAGAGGCAAGCGCATACTTTCCAAAAGATGACAAGATAGAAAAGGTGAAGATTCCGGAAAAAGGCAAGTGGAACATACTTACGTTCTATCCAGGCGATTTCACATTTGTATGTGCAACAGACATAGAGGCATTTATGGGCCTTTATGACGAATTCAAAAAGAACGACGCGGAAGTCTTCGCCATAAGCACGGACAGCGTTTTTTCGCACAAGGGATGGGCACAGACAAGCCCCAGAGTTCAGAAGAGCATAATACCTATGATTGAAGATTTCAACAAGTCGATAACAAAGAGATTCGGCCTTTTGAACGCACAGTCTGGGCAGGCCATGAGGTCTGTTGTTATAATTGACCCTGAAGGCACTATACAGTACATGGCAGCGTTCAACAACAACCTTGGCAAGGATGCCGAACACGTTCTGAATGCCTTCTTGGGGCTGAAATACTTGAGGGACCATCCAGCAAAAGAAGGGCACATGTGCGCAATACCTGCAAACTGGAAAAAAGGCGAGCGCGCTCTGGACATAGACGTGGTTAAGGACATAGGAAAGCTCTGA